The region CGCCTTATTGCCACCCGTTGTTTTGGTTGTTACATCCACTTCATCAGCTGACTCATCAATAGTGCCGCTTTTTTGACCGCCAATTAATGCCCAAAATTCTTTGGAATCCCTAATCGCGGCGATATAAATTAGATAATCTTTACCGACTGTACCTTCTGTAGAATCGGGTTCTTCCGGTAAGGTTATCCCAAATCGTTGCAAATCGAACTTGAATTCATCCATTCGTTTAACCTCCTATATTTTGTACTCTAGCTGTAAAATTCACAATTCCATAAAAAAGGTCCTCTTGCCTTGATCCCCTGCCACCCTTGGCATCTTGGCTTAACACCTTAAAGCCATTTGCAGATAAATCAATAGGCCACGCAGTTAAAAGAGCAACAATTTCTTCTGCTATGGTGTTAACTTGTGATTTGCCCCTGTATTCAGTCCATATTTCAATTTCAAAAGTAATTTCTGAAATATCCATTGTTTTGGCATTTATAAACTCATACTCATAATCGCTCAATAAAATATAAAGTAGATCTGATTCACTCGGTACATTGTCATACACAGGAGCAGAATCTTGTTTCATTGATAATATGTCGTAAATTCCCTTTTGCAAGGCATCTATGGGCAATCTGCGTATCATGGCTGTACCGCCCCTTTAATATTCTTAATAAAATCAGGTTTTTCTTTGTCAAATGCTTTTTGCATAAAAGGCTTGGCTTTTCTTACCGGAATATTTGCCTTTGTTGCATAGCGGCGTAATCCGAATTGATCAATTTTCAAAGCCTTTTTGTTTTTCGGTTTTTCAACTGCTGCTTTTGCTCCAAATTCAACTAAATGCGCCCAGGGTGTTTTGGCCCTTACTGTACCAGTCATTTTGTTTTTGTTAAAACTGGTACTAATTTTTTTCTTTGTTTTTCCTGTTCTGACGGGTACAAATTCTTTTGCGTCTTTGCCAATTTTACTGGTTGAATCCGCCACTGTATTTTCAAGCTTCAGCCTTGTCTTGCCATCGTAAGCGTCAATACTATTTAAGGCATCCTGCAATTCAGGGACTTTAAAAGTTACCTGAAACCCTCGCCCCATATCCTCACTTCCCTACCGTAATATCTCGCGCGACAATCATCGTCGTTTCCCGATCAGGTTCAAACGTATTCAAAACATTAAATTTTTTAGTCCCATAAAGAAACCGCCAACCGCGCTGAATATCAGTACGGCGACGGATTGAAGTTAATTGATTCATTTCACTTACTGCTGTCCCCATGGCTGAGAGCTCTTTAAAATTCGGATTACGAAATTCAGCCCAGACAGTTGCAACGTCAAGGTACTCGGGTGCTGGTGGCGGCGCGGGCTTTTGACCGCCTCGACCATCAGGAATTAAATTTGGCTTTTGCAATTTGATCCGTTTGTTCATTCTGCCGATTATCATACATAGTCACCACACAAAGCAATATGATTGATTATCGCGTCAACAGAGTGCGTGATTCGCGTCAGATTACCTGCAACCTCAACACCCCTATTCTCATACCAGTGAGCTATTAAAAGTTTGTTGCATGTGTTATACAGCTCGTCTGTCGTTATATCAACGTTAGCGGCTGTTCCGTCTGAATTGTAGCCAGTAACTCGCTGGGTTTTACCTGTTTGCTGAGTAATGTAAAGCGCGGCAGCCGACATGAGAGCAGTTATGTCCGCATCCTCGTCAGTTCCATCGACTCTGAGATATGATTTTACTTCGTCGAGTGTCATACGATCACCCCAAAATTAATGAGGTGGATTTCTCCACCCCATATATTAATCCCCGACCGTAATTGTAACGGTCATATCACTACCTGAAGTCATGACAATCGAGATTGTCTTAGCACCATTGGTCAGCGTAGTAAGATATTCTTTCTTGATTGTTAAAGCTCCACTAGCGTAAATATAATTTGTTGCATTGACAACCGAACCGCCGTTTTTAACAGCACTCAACGTTGCTGCTGGATCACTACTTGACACTGTAAACACTACATCAGCCGCAGCAGCTTTGCTAAATGTAGCCGTTTCAGGGGTTACAGCGTTTAAGATTTTTTTATTAACGCAAATGCCTTTGTGGTTAACACGGCACCGTCAACAATGGAATAACCCATGTAGTCAGTCTGCCTTGCCTTAATGTGATCTTCCATGTACATGGTCATGTTTTCATTAACATTCATGGTGTAACCTCTGGCAACATTACCGATCAAAATTTCATCAGCAGAAACGCCGTCTTCTTCTTTAACAACCAAGCCAAAAATACGGCCAACACCACCGGAAGTAATGTCCTGAATAAACAGCGGTCGACCTTCGCCATCTTTCATTTTAGCCAGCGTACCCCAAATCATCGTGTTTTTAGCATAGATAGCTGCACCGTTTGTATAACCGGATTTAATAACTGCCATAGCATCAGCCATTTTGTCATAATCAAGCAAGTCGGTTGTCGTATTGTAAGTAACTACTTGTGGCGTACTGGCTTCAGCTTCAATTGCTACCGCAATACCTTGCGGCTGTGGTTTAAATGTATCACTGCCGCCTGGCTTTCCTTTTCCTTCGACAATACCCTTTGCCAATGCATTACCCATCTTTTCAGCAATCTTCGTAGTGATATAAGCAAGGAAAGAATCAATAGACATTTTCTTTAATTTCCAGCTAATTGTAATTGCTTTCGACAGCTCGCAGCCAGTCAGATTCAATTCGCCAAATCCAACATCACTATCGGCGGTCGCAGTTGCTTCGTCGTACCATGCGGCATCATCTCCGGCAGTTGTTTCTTTGATGATAGTTAAATCACCATTAACAAATGTCATGGCCATATCGCCAACAATAGGATGTTGTTCACCAATTTCTTGCCAGATGCCAGCCTTTACTGTCTCAGGAATCAGTACAGTGTGAGTTGCAGCCGTTTGAGTCGCGTTACGGAAATCGTCATTAATGCGATCAAATACCTCAGCCTCTTCCTTTGCCAACGGCATGCCCATCATGTTTTTGGCAAATGCATTTCTGTAAGTTTCCATTTCATTTACTGGCTTTGTTTCAGCCAATGGGGCCGCATTACTAACAGGTTTCGGATCCACAACAGGCACCGATTTATTAACAATGTCAACTACGACCGGATTACCTTTTACAGCCGCCAAATTAGCCATTTCCTTTGTAGCATTTTCAAAATCAGTATCCAACTGCTCAATTTCAGCACGCGCCGTTTTTGCTTCCTCAATTTTTCCTTCACCAAGCAGGCTTTCAGCTTTAGCCAATAATTCATTTCTTTTTTGCATGTACTTTTCTTTCATATTGCTTTCCCCCTCAATTTTAAAAGCTCTAACCTCTCTTTTTCGGCTAGAGCTTCTTTCTGATCTTTGATTTTCTTGTCATGAAACAAATTGCGAACCTTGTTAATTACTTCAAGGGGCAACATAGCTGCTGGACTAGAACTCGCAACCAATTTGTTTTCATTATCAAACATGATTTCGTCAGCAAAGCCAAGCTCTTTTGCTTGTGGTGCGCTCATCCAAGTTTCTTGATTCATGAGTTCCAGCAGCTTGTCTTGAGCCATTCCAGTCTTAAGCATATAAGCGTTAGCCATCGACTTATTATAGTTTTCAAGTACGTCAGCTTGTTTCTGCATGTCCCTATAATCGCCACTGGCACCACTTTGCACATTGTGAATCATTATCTGTGCCGTTGGTGAAATAAGTACTTTATCTCCGGCCATGGCAATAATACTTGCAGCACTTGCGGCAACTCCAACAATTTTTACAGTCACATTGCCTTGATACGCTTTTAAGGCCGTATAAATTTCAGAGCCTGAAAAAACATCACCACCAGGACTATTAATTTCAACATCAACGTTCTCACCAGTAAGACCATTTAGCACACCGTTAACCTTGACGGGGCTTGTTGCATCAATACCAAACCAATCATAAATATCTTGATAACTGTTTGGGATGATCACGCCGTTAATTTGTATTTTGGGCATTATTTGTATCACCTCCCTTATTTACAATAACAGCAAGTTTGTTTACCACTTCTTTTAACTCAGATAACTGAGCAGTTACAACAGCCGTATCGAGACGTCGAATTGCAACATCTCCTCCGGGTATTGGTCCCATGTTCATGACTAACCGCCATTCATTGGGAGTAAGCGCGCTTCTGTCAACCATTTGCAACAGATTTAACTTTGTTGCCATTGATGCGTACTGCAACGAATTTGCTTCGAAAATAATTCGATTACCAAAACTGCGTTCACGCCTTGAAAATATCTTTCGCGAAAACTCATTTGATAACTGCATCGAAAACGGCTCAATTTCTGCTTCGAAATACGAATTCCAACCGTCTTCATCAAATTTTG is a window of Pelorhabdus rhamnosifermentans DNA encoding:
- the gp17 gene encoding tail completion protein gp17; the encoded protein is MIRRLPIDALQKGIYDILSMKQDSAPVYDNVPSESDLLYILLSDYEYEFINAKTMDISEITFEIEIWTEYRGKSQVNTIAEEIVALLTAWPIDLSANGFKVLSQDAKGGRGSRQEDLFYGIVNFTARVQNIGG
- a CDS encoding HK97 gp10 family phage protein, with protein sequence MQDALNSIDAYDGKTRLKLENTVADSTSKIGKDAKEFVPVRTGKTKKKISTSFNKNKMTGTVRAKTPWAHLVEFGAKAAVEKPKNKKALKIDQFGLRRYATKANIPVRKAKPFMQKAFDKEKPDFIKNIKGAVQP
- a CDS encoding phage head closure protein, translating into MIIGRMNKRIKLQKPNLIPDGRGGQKPAPPPAPEYLDVATVWAEFRNPNFKELSAMGTAVSEMNQLTSIRRRTDIQRGWRFLYGTKKFNVLNTFEPDRETTMIVARDITVGK
- a CDS encoding head-tail connector protein, producing MTLDEVKSYLRVDGTDEDADITALMSAAALYITQQTGKTQRVTGYNSDGTAANVDITTDELYNTCNKLLIAHWYENRGVEVAGNLTRITHSVDAIINHIALCGDYV
- a CDS encoding X2-like carbohydrate binding domain-containing protein, translated to MCVNKKILNAVTPETATFSKAAAADVVFTVSSSDPAATLSAVKNGGSVVNATNYIYASGALTIKKEYLTTLTNGAKTISIVMTSGSDMTVTITVGD
- a CDS encoding phage major capsid protein, translating into MKEKYMQKRNELLAKAESLLGEGKIEEAKTARAEIEQLDTDFENATKEMANLAAVKGNPVVVDIVNKSVPVVDPKPVSNAAPLAETKPVNEMETYRNAFAKNMMGMPLAKEEAEVFDRINDDFRNATQTAATHTVLIPETVKAGIWQEIGEQHPIVGDMAMTFVNGDLTIIKETTAGDDAAWYDEATATADSDVGFGELNLTGCELSKAITISWKLKKMSIDSFLAYITTKIAEKMGNALAKGIVEGKGKPGGSDTFKPQPQGIAVAIEAEASTPQVVTYNTTTDLLDYDKMADAMAVIKSGYTNGAAIYAKNTMIWGTLAKMKDGEGRPLFIQDITSGGVGRIFGLVVKEEDGVSADEILIGNVARGYTMNVNENMTMYMEDHIKARQTDYMGYSIVDGAVLTTKAFALIKKS
- a CDS encoding head maturation protease, ClpP-related is translated as MPKIQINGVIIPNSYQDIYDWFGIDATSPVKVNGVLNGLTGENVDVEINSPGGDVFSGSEIYTALKAYQGNVTVKIVGVAASAASIIAMAGDKVLISPTAQIMIHNVQSGASGDYRDMQKQADVLENYNKSMANAYMLKTGMAQDKLLELMNQETWMSAPQAKELGFADEIMFDNENKLVASSSPAAMLPLEVINKVRNLFHDKKIKDQKEALAEKERLELLKLRGKAI